In the bacterium genome, one interval contains:
- a CDS encoding bifunctional riboflavin kinase/FAD synthetase, which produces MKVLRKIEELGKQIVMSMGAFDGLHLGHQSIIKRVVESARQIKGLSLIMTFDPHPLQIVKPEACPPLLTSTTEKERLLSSLGVDVFLIMNFDSTLAQLEPKEFFQDIILKKLKLAGICVGHNHAFGFKRRGDIELLREIGEKNGFWVEVIEPMKINGVAVSSTLIRTLISEGKTEEASAYLGHWPSVEGQVVPGLGRGKMELGYPTANLLTDERILLPSDGVYAVKVEIERITYSGMAYLGNRPTFQEKEYSLEVYLFDFEGDLYGQSLRVRFGPRLRSDMTFRDSTQLKRQLERDEEIARNLLLA; this is translated from the coding sequence TTGAAAGTCTTACGAAAAATTGAAGAGCTGGGAAAACAGATCGTAATGAGTATGGGGGCCTTTGACGGCCTTCACCTGGGACATCAAAGTATTATAAAAAGAGTAGTCGAGTCAGCCCGCCAAATAAAAGGGCTTAGCCTTATTATGACCTTTGATCCTCACCCCCTTCAAATAGTAAAGCCTGAAGCCTGCCCGCCTCTTTTGACGAGTACCACTGAGAAAGAGAGACTTCTTTCATCTTTAGGGGTGGATGTCTTTCTTATTATGAACTTTGACTCTACCCTGGCTCAGCTTGAGCCTAAGGAATTTTTTCAAGATATTATTCTTAAAAAGTTGAAGTTGGCAGGAATTTGCGTGGGACATAATCATGCCTTTGGATTTAAACGAAGAGGTGATATTGAACTTCTAAGGGAGATAGGGGAAAAAAACGGATTTTGGGTCGAGGTAATTGAGCCTATGAAGATTAACGGAGTGGCGGTTAGCAGCACTCTTATCCGAACCCTTATTTCGGAAGGGAAAACAGAGGAAGCCTCCGCTTATCTCGGACATTGGCCGTCTGTGGAGGGCCAGGTTGTTCCAGGTCTTGGGCGGGGAAAAATGGAGCTGGGTTATCCTACCGCTAATCTGCTTACCGATGAGAGAATCCTATTGCCGAGTGATGGAGTTTATGCCGTCAAAGTGGAAATTGAAAGGATAACATATTCAGGGATGGCCTATTTAGGTAATCGTCCTACCTTTCAAGAAAAAGAATACAGCCTGGAAGTCTACCTTTTCGATTTCGAGGGAGATCTATATGGTCAATCTCTTCGGGTACGCTTTGGCCCCCGCCTCAGGTCGGATATGACCTTCCGTGATTCCACCCAACTTAAAAGGCAGCTCGAACGTGATGAAGAAATAGCCAGGAACCTACTATTGGCCTGA